From a region of the Bradyrhizobium sp. KBS0727 genome:
- the rpmB gene encoding 50S ribosomal protein L28 produces MSRKCELTAKGPQVGHKVSHSNIKTKRRFLPNLVNVTFISDALGRNVRLRVSTNALKSVDHNGGLDAFLQKARATNLSPRALDLKRAIEKKVGKPVFVKKEVKKAS; encoded by the coding sequence ATGTCCCGTAAGTGCGAATTGACCGCCAAGGGCCCCCAGGTGGGCCACAAGGTGAGCCACTCGAACATCAAGACCAAGCGCCGGTTCCTGCCGAACCTGGTCAACGTCACCTTCATCTCGGACGCGCTCGGCCGCAACGTGCGCCTGCGGGTGTCGACCAACGCGCTGAAGAGCGTCGACCACAATGGCGGCCTCGATGCCTTCCTGCAGAAGGCCCGCGCCACCAACCTCTCGCCCCGTGCGCTCGACCTGAAGCGCGCGATCGAGAAGAAGGTCGGCAAGCCGGTGTTCGTGAAGAAGGAAGTGAAGAAGGCGAGCTAA
- a CDS encoding esterase-like activity of phytase family protein has product MHDLVSRRRFLKYSAAGLSVSAVPGLARAQTAVQPPPKPATPDEFSLTAPVSIEVNARPLPWFDTRDRSHMRFGSLEYRSGLILTSRFRGFGGLSGLRLDAKGERFIAISDKGSWFTGRIVYKGREMTGLDDVEASPMLGPDGKPITSRGWFDSESIALDGSIVYVGLERVNQLLRFDFAKGFTRALGEVVPLPPAARKLPFNRGLEALVMVPKGFALAGTLLAISERGLDAQGNILAFLIGGKTPGQFTVRRTDNFDISDAVLLPSGDLLLLERKFSLLGGIGIRIRRIVLASVAPGAVIDGPAIFNADLGNEIDNMEGIDAHVTPDGETVLTLVSDDNFSMIQRNLLLQFTLVE; this is encoded by the coding sequence ATGCACGACCTCGTCAGTCGCCGCCGCTTCCTGAAATACTCAGCGGCGGGGCTTTCGGTGAGCGCTGTGCCCGGCCTCGCACGGGCGCAGACCGCCGTTCAGCCGCCGCCGAAGCCGGCAACCCCGGACGAATTCTCGCTCACGGCGCCGGTCTCGATCGAGGTCAATGCGCGGCCGCTGCCGTGGTTCGACACCCGCGACCGCTCGCATATGCGGTTCGGTTCGCTGGAATATCGCAGCGGGTTGATCCTCACTTCAAGATTTCGCGGCTTCGGCGGATTGTCCGGTCTGCGGCTGGATGCCAAGGGTGAACGCTTCATCGCCATCAGCGACAAGGGAAGCTGGTTTACCGGCCGGATCGTCTACAAGGGCCGCGAGATGACCGGGCTCGACGATGTCGAGGCGTCGCCGATGCTCGGCCCCGACGGCAAGCCGATTACCTCGCGCGGCTGGTTCGACAGCGAGTCGATCGCGCTCGACGGATCGATCGTCTATGTCGGGCTGGAGCGCGTCAATCAGCTGCTCCGGTTCGATTTTGCCAAGGGCTTTACCCGCGCGCTGGGCGAGGTGGTGCCGTTGCCGCCGGCCGCGCGCAAGCTGCCTTTCAACAGGGGACTTGAGGCGCTGGTGATGGTGCCGAAGGGATTTGCGCTGGCGGGAACGTTGCTCGCGATCTCCGAACGCGGCCTGGATGCGCAGGGCAACATCCTCGCCTTCCTGATCGGCGGCAAGACACCAGGCCAGTTCACTGTCCGCCGCACCGACAATTTCGACATCAGCGACGCGGTGCTGCTGCCGTCAGGCGATCTGCTGCTGCTGGAACGCAAATTCTCGCTGCTGGGCGGCATCGGCATCCGGATCCGGCGCATCGTGCTTGCGTCCGTCGCCCCCGGCGCGGTCATCGATGGGCCCGCGATCTTCAATGCCGACCTCGGCAACGAAATCGACAACATGGAAGGCATCGACGCCCACGTCACGCCGGACGGCGAAACGGTCCTGACCCTGGTCTCCGACGACAACTTTTCGATGATCCAGCGCAATTTACTGCTCCAGTTCACGTTGGTGGAGTAG
- a CDS encoding NADH:flavin oxidoreductase/NADH oxidase, which translates to MSALFSPIKLRGLTLPNRIVVSPMCQYSAVDGEANDWHFTHINSLALSGAAMFCIEATHVEAIGRITPGCLGLWNDATEAALKPILASVRKRSKAAVAMQLAHAGRKGSSHTPWDGGQLIPLAEGGWQPVGPSAIPHKQGEAAPLALDTAGLARIRDAFVSATKRAERLGIDAIELHGAHGYLLHQFLSPIANQRTDQYGESLENRMRYPLEVFDAVRAAFPADKPVGMRVSSTDWVDGGWDLRQTIAFANELKKRGVDWIDASSGGVSPLQKIPLGPGYQVPFAQAIKEATGLTTMAVGLISDARHAEEIVASGKADMVALARAMLYDPRWGWHAAAELGGQVDAPPQYWRSQPSTQKALFGPTTFGTR; encoded by the coding sequence ATGAGCGCCCTGTTTTCCCCGATCAAGCTGCGCGGCCTGACGCTTCCCAACCGCATCGTGGTATCGCCGATGTGCCAGTATTCAGCCGTCGACGGCGAAGCCAATGACTGGCACTTCACGCATATCAATTCGCTGGCGCTCTCGGGCGCCGCGATGTTCTGCATCGAGGCCACTCACGTGGAAGCGATCGGGCGGATCACGCCCGGCTGTCTTGGGCTTTGGAACGATGCCACCGAAGCCGCGCTGAAGCCGATCCTGGCCTCCGTGCGCAAACGGTCCAAGGCAGCGGTCGCGATGCAACTCGCCCATGCCGGCCGCAAGGGTTCAAGCCACACCCCCTGGGATGGCGGCCAATTGATTCCGCTCGCCGAAGGCGGCTGGCAGCCGGTCGGCCCCTCCGCCATTCCGCACAAGCAGGGGGAGGCAGCACCCCTGGCGCTCGATACGGCAGGGCTCGCGCGTATCCGGGATGCGTTCGTGTCGGCAACGAAACGCGCCGAGCGGCTCGGGATCGATGCCATCGAACTCCACGGCGCACACGGTTACCTGCTGCATCAATTCCTGTCGCCGATCGCAAACCAGCGAACGGATCAATACGGCGAATCGCTCGAAAACCGCATGCGCTATCCGCTGGAGGTATTCGATGCAGTGCGTGCGGCGTTCCCCGCCGACAAGCCAGTGGGAATGCGGGTCTCCTCGACCGACTGGGTCGACGGCGGTTGGGACCTGAGGCAGACCATCGCGTTTGCGAATGAGCTGAAGAAGCGCGGCGTCGACTGGATCGATGCGTCGTCGGGTGGCGTCTCGCCATTGCAGAAGATTCCGCTCGGCCCCGGCTATCAGGTCCCGTTCGCGCAGGCGATCAAGGAAGCCACCGGCCTCACCACCATGGCGGTCGGGTTGATCTCGGATGCCAGACACGCCGAAGAGATCGTGGCGTCGGGCAAGGCCGACATGGTCGCGCTGGCGCGGGCCATGCTCTACGATCCGCGCTGGGGCTGGCACGCCGCCGCCGAACTCGGCGGCCAGGTCGATGCGCCGCCGCAATACTGGCGCTCGCAACCCTCGACGCAGAAGGCGCTGTTCGGCCCGACGACGTTCGGGACGAGGTAG
- a CDS encoding outer membrane protein, whose product MTRHPGWRRLFLTGASLMVLSDAAMAADLPIAKAPPPAIAASWAGFYLGVHGGYGWKQDDFSQSEAFRLQRAQSINGVRSQGAVYGGQAGYNWQFGRAVTGLEIDFSATGIKGSNGVTETNPFGNGTFTTSLSLGERVQYLGTTRARLGWLPTDNVLLYGTAGLAWERLDVTSTASQIATPGPTTQTINQRAPTDKFGWVAGVGAEVMLGSPNWIGRLEYLHYDLGQVATASLNIQAGGFRDVSTAGSQHIDVVRAGISYKFGETAKFASVPYAKAPAMAAPLATWAGFYAGAHGGYGWGENPYSLPGALTMISPTGAIGGTRPTGWVAGGQFGHNWQYDRVVAGLEADLSAADLKGASNTLTSTGGGGSISLGFDDKVKYLGTARGRLGYTVTPNWLLYGTAGLAWERFERTATFAQTAPAGSTITRSLSPSDRFGWVAGVGGEVMLGSPNWIARLEYLHYDFGRINGDGSFFSDQPGNTVSAGITAGHQTIDLVRAGVSYKFGPDAAPLAAASPAYAKAPRMPAPLQSWAGFYIGAHAGYGWKQNDFSTVFFLNTSDGGIHSQGWLAGGQAGYNWQYGNVVAGLELDGTATGIRGSSIPVTASTETETLSDNVKYLGTARGRLGYTVTPNWLLYGTGGLAWEHGLRKITDISVFPGVGVQTGIGESPRDLFGWVAGVGVETFLGSSNWIARLEYLHYDFGGVEATNTTVSTVAGVASSADKSGRQTIDTVRAGVSYKFTP is encoded by the coding sequence ATGACCCGCCACCCAGGCTGGCGCCGGCTGTTTCTCACCGGCGCTTCACTCATGGTGTTGAGCGACGCCGCCATGGCCGCGGATCTTCCGATCGCGAAAGCGCCACCGCCGGCGATCGCCGCTTCATGGGCCGGATTCTATCTCGGCGTGCATGGCGGCTATGGCTGGAAGCAGGACGACTTCTCGCAGTCCGAGGCGTTCCGGTTGCAAAGAGCGCAGTCCATCAACGGCGTCCGGTCGCAGGGCGCGGTCTATGGCGGCCAGGCCGGCTACAACTGGCAATTCGGCCGCGCTGTCACCGGCCTCGAGATCGATTTCAGCGCCACCGGCATCAAGGGCAGCAACGGCGTCACCGAGACCAACCCGTTCGGCAATGGAACGTTCACCACCAGCCTCTCGCTAGGCGAACGCGTCCAATATCTCGGCACGACGCGCGCACGGCTCGGTTGGTTGCCGACCGACAATGTTCTGCTCTACGGCACCGCCGGCCTCGCCTGGGAGCGGCTCGACGTCACATCGACCGCATCGCAGATCGCGACGCCGGGACCGACTACGCAAACCATCAACCAGCGCGCGCCCACCGACAAGTTCGGCTGGGTCGCGGGCGTCGGCGCCGAAGTGATGCTCGGCAGCCCGAACTGGATCGGCCGCCTCGAATATCTGCATTACGATCTCGGCCAGGTGGCGACGGCATCCCTGAATATCCAGGCCGGCGGCTTCCGCGATGTCTCCACCGCCGGCTCGCAGCATATCGATGTCGTTCGCGCCGGCATTTCCTACAAGTTCGGCGAGACCGCGAAATTTGCCAGCGTACCCTATGCCAAGGCGCCCGCGATGGCCGCGCCGCTTGCCACCTGGGCCGGCTTCTATGCCGGCGCGCATGGCGGCTATGGCTGGGGCGAGAATCCCTATTCGTTGCCGGGCGCGCTCACGATGATCAGCCCCACCGGCGCGATCGGCGGGACCAGGCCGACGGGCTGGGTGGCCGGCGGGCAGTTCGGTCACAACTGGCAGTATGATCGTGTCGTTGCCGGCCTCGAAGCCGATCTCAGCGCCGCCGATCTCAAGGGCGCGTCGAACACCCTCACCAGCACCGGGGGTGGCGGCAGCATCAGTCTCGGTTTCGATGACAAAGTGAAATATCTCGGCACCGCGCGCGGCCGCCTCGGCTACACGGTCACGCCGAACTGGCTGCTCTATGGCACCGCCGGCCTTGCATGGGAGCGTTTCGAGCGCACCGCGACCTTCGCGCAGACCGCGCCGGCCGGCTCCACCATCACGCGAAGCCTGTCGCCGAGCGACCGGTTCGGCTGGGTCGCCGGCGTCGGCGGCGAAGTCATGCTCGGCAGCCCGAACTGGATCGCGCGCCTCGAATATCTGCATTACGACTTCGGGCGCATCAACGGCGACGGCAGCTTCTTCTCCGATCAGCCGGGAAACACCGTCAGCGCCGGCATCACGGCGGGACACCAGACCATCGACCTCGTGCGCGCCGGCGTCTCCTACAAGTTCGGTCCGGACGCAGCCCCGCTCGCGGCGGCTTCCCCGGCCTACGCCAAGGCGCCGCGCATGCCGGCGCCGCTGCAAAGCTGGGCCGGCTTCTACATCGGCGCCCATGCCGGCTATGGCTGGAAGCAGAACGATTTCTCGACCGTCTTCTTCCTCAACACGTCCGACGGCGGCATCCATTCCCAGGGCTGGCTCGCCGGCGGCCAGGCCGGTTACAACTGGCAATACGGCAATGTCGTTGCCGGCCTCGAACTCGACGGCACGGCAACCGGCATCAGGGGCAGTTCAATTCCGGTGACGGCCTCAACCGAAACCGAAACGCTGTCCGACAACGTGAAGTATCTCGGCACCGCGCGCGGCCGCCTCGGCTACACGGTCACGCCGAACTGGCTGCTCTACGGCACCGGCGGTCTGGCCTGGGAGCACGGCTTGCGGAAGATCACCGACATATCGGTGTTCCCGGGCGTCGGCGTCCAGACCGGCATCGGCGAATCGCCGCGCGATCTGTTCGGCTGGGTCGCCGGCGTCGGTGTCGAAACCTTCCTCGGAAGTTCGAACTGGATCGCGCGGCTCGAATATCTGCACTACGATTTCGGCGGCGTCGAAGCCACCAACACCACGGTATCGACAGTCGCGGGCGTGGCCTCCAGCGCCGACAAGTCCGGCCGCCAGACCATCGACACCGTCCGCGCCGGCGTCTCCTACAAGTTCACGCCGTAG
- a CDS encoding NAD(P)/FAD-dependent oxidoreductase has protein sequence MLDRPGPSAEQAACETTERWVEALNAALAGGQAAALSELFESDSHWRNLFGISWYFATFSGNAVVVEQLLARAAEVRAGGFRVDTAALAPRHAVVAGRDVIEAVFAFETANGPGYGAVRLVRQPDGSAKAWTFSTSLDFDAICADRARASAGSHTRDFAAPDWLEQRQASAAYETSDPDVLIVGGGHAGISVAVELNRIGLSALVIDREQRIGDNWRLRYRGLKLHNKTPVNHLRYLPFPSTFPDYIPKDKIANWLESYVDILEVDFWTRTNFDGADYDEASQRWTARLIRDGAARTLRPKHIVLATSVSGTPNIPEIEGIENFKGPVLHSSRFAAGKQWSGRSVAVFGTGTSAHDICQELQAAGARVTMVQRSPTMVVNVEPAQLYDKTYLGDGPPIAVRDILNSGVPLPVMKLAHRLITDEVKKIDAPLLSRLERAGFRLEFGEDGTGWPLKFRTRGGGYYFNVGASELIADGRIRLVQAADIAGYERDAIAFRDGTRLTCELFVLATGYKGPDHLLQQLFGESIAKRVGRVWGFDEVSSELRNMWTRTPQPGLWFVGGAYSQARIYSRYIAAQIDAIEAGRLAKHVG, from the coding sequence ATGCTGGACAGACCGGGCCCGTCCGCCGAGCAAGCCGCCTGCGAAACGACGGAGCGCTGGGTCGAAGCGCTGAACGCAGCGCTTGCGGGCGGGCAGGCGGCCGCGCTGTCGGAACTTTTCGAGAGCGACAGCCATTGGCGCAATCTGTTCGGCATCTCCTGGTACTTTGCGACCTTCAGCGGCAACGCTGTGGTAGTCGAGCAATTGCTGGCGCGGGCGGCCGAGGTTCGCGCCGGCGGCTTCCGGGTCGATACGGCAGCCCTGGCGCCGCGCCACGCCGTGGTCGCCGGCCGCGACGTGATCGAGGCCGTGTTCGCCTTCGAGACGGCCAACGGGCCGGGCTATGGCGCGGTCCGGCTCGTGCGGCAACCGGACGGCAGCGCCAAGGCTTGGACCTTTTCCACCTCGCTCGATTTCGACGCCATCTGCGCCGACCGGGCCCGCGCGTCCGCCGGGTCCCATACCCGCGATTTCGCCGCGCCCGACTGGCTCGAGCAGCGGCAGGCCTCCGCGGCTTACGAGACTTCCGATCCCGACGTATTGATCGTCGGCGGCGGCCATGCCGGCATTTCGGTCGCCGTCGAGCTGAATCGCATCGGCCTCTCCGCGCTGGTGATCGACCGCGAGCAACGCATCGGCGACAACTGGCGCCTGCGCTATCGCGGGCTGAAGCTGCACAACAAGACGCCGGTCAATCACCTGCGCTATTTGCCGTTCCCGTCGACCTTTCCGGACTACATCCCGAAGGACAAGATCGCGAACTGGCTGGAAAGCTATGTCGACATCCTGGAGGTCGACTTCTGGACCCGCACCAACTTCGACGGCGCCGACTATGACGAAGCATCGCAGCGCTGGACCGCGCGGCTGATCCGCGACGGCGCAGCGCGCACGCTTCGTCCCAAACATATCGTGCTCGCGACCAGCGTCAGCGGCACGCCGAATATCCCTGAGATCGAAGGCATCGAGAATTTCAAGGGCCCCGTGCTGCATTCCAGCCGTTTCGCCGCCGGCAAGCAGTGGTCCGGCCGCTCGGTTGCCGTGTTCGGCACCGGCACCAGCGCGCATGACATCTGCCAGGAACTGCAGGCCGCGGGCGCTCGTGTGACCATGGTGCAGCGAAGCCCGACCATGGTGGTCAATGTCGAGCCGGCGCAGCTTTACGACAAGACCTATCTCGGCGACGGCCCGCCGATCGCGGTCCGTGACATCCTGAATTCCGGCGTGCCGCTGCCGGTCATGAAGCTCGCGCACAGACTGATCACGGATGAAGTGAAGAAGATCGACGCGCCGCTGCTGTCGCGGCTGGAGCGCGCCGGCTTCCGCCTCGAATTCGGCGAGGACGGCACCGGCTGGCCGCTGAAATTCCGCACCCGTGGCGGCGGCTATTATTTCAACGTTGGCGCCTCCGAACTGATCGCCGACGGCAGGATCAGGCTGGTCCAGGCCGCCGACATCGCCGGCTATGAGCGCGATGCCATCGCCTTCAGGGACGGCACGCGCCTCACGTGCGAATTGTTCGTGCTCGCCACCGGCTACAAGGGCCCCGATCACCTGCTGCAACAGTTGTTCGGCGAGAGTATCGCGAAACGTGTCGGCCGAGTCTGGGGCTTTGACGAAGTGAGCTCGGAATTGCGCAACATGTGGACCCGCACGCCACAGCCGGGGCTGTGGTTCGTCGGCGGCGCGTACTCGCAGGCCCGCATCTATAGCCGCTATATCGCGGCGCAGATCGATGCGATCGAGGCGGGGCGGTTGGCGAAGCACGTGGGGTAG
- a CDS encoding DUF2336 domain-containing protein produces the protein MLEQSIADEVEAAIAAGSAERHLETLRRVTDLFLLSADGYSGEQIELFGDVLERLIKTIEIRALADVSARIALAETSTQLASVKQAPPAVVRRLARHDEISVAGPVLTESARLTPEDLVELAQTKGEQHLLAISGRWWLTEVVTDALLARHYPSVSRRVVNNPGARVSAEGFAIVLRQAESDPELAVQTGIRIDLPSDLRQKLLHNATEAVRSRLLSRAPPHLFEEIRSAITAASEGAGREMAKARDFAAARRYVASLGKSGHLNEAALLSFARQRKYEETVAAIALMSRSDLEVIRPLMQSLRDDGVLIPCRVAGLTWDTVAAVLNSRFTSGSMGPHELAKARDAYVKLTLENAQRMLRFWQVRAIDAPLKVS, from the coding sequence ATGTTAGAACAATCCATCGCCGACGAAGTCGAGGCCGCAATCGCGGCCGGTTCGGCGGAGAGGCATCTCGAAACCCTCAGGCGTGTAACGGACCTGTTTCTGTTGTCCGCCGACGGCTATAGCGGCGAACAGATCGAACTGTTCGGCGACGTGCTCGAACGCCTGATCAAGACCATCGAGATCCGGGCGCTTGCCGACGTCAGCGCCCGCATTGCGCTGGCCGAAACCAGCACGCAGCTCGCTTCCGTCAAGCAGGCGCCGCCCGCGGTCGTTCGCCGGCTGGCGCGGCACGACGAGATTTCGGTGGCGGGGCCGGTGCTGACCGAATCGGCGCGGCTGACGCCGGAGGACCTGGTCGAGCTGGCGCAAACCAAGGGCGAGCAGCATCTGCTTGCGATCTCCGGCCGCTGGTGGCTGACCGAAGTCGTCACCGACGCATTGCTGGCCCGCCATTATCCCTCCGTCAGCCGGCGTGTCGTCAACAATCCCGGCGCGCGGGTCTCGGCGGAAGGATTTGCCATCGTCTTGCGGCAGGCCGAATCCGATCCCGAGCTCGCGGTCCAGACCGGCATCCGGATCGACCTGCCTTCCGACCTGCGGCAGAAATTATTGCACAATGCCACCGAAGCCGTGCGGTCGCGGCTATTGTCGCGCGCGCCGCCGCATCTGTTCGAGGAAATCCGCAGCGCCATCACGGCGGCCTCCGAAGGCGCCGGTCGCGAAATGGCCAAGGCGCGCGATTTCGCCGCCGCGCGGCGCTATGTGGCTTCGCTCGGCAAGAGCGGCCATCTCAACGAGGCGGCGTTGTTGAGTTTTGCCAGGCAGCGAAAATACGAGGAAACCGTCGCAGCGATCGCGCTGATGTCGCGGTCGGACCTCGAGGTTATCAGGCCGCTGATGCAGAGCCTACGCGACGACGGCGTGCTGATTCCGTGCCGGGTCGCCGGGCTTACCTGGGACACCGTCGCGGCCGTGCTCAACAGCCGCTTTACGTCCGGCTCGATGGGCCCGCACGAACTCGCCAAGGCCAGGGACGCGTATGTCAAACTGACGCTGGAGAACGCACAGCGTATGCTGAGATTCTGGCAGGTGCGCGCGATCGACGCGCCGCTGAAGGTGAGTTGA
- a CDS encoding DUF3108 domain-containing protein, whose protein sequence is MAAAQGRVDAHYEASLSGIPVGKGAWTIEIGDDVYSASAQGGSAGLLKAFSGGSGSGASQGRVVNGALVAASYVATTTTQKKSETIRLILANGGVKEFSIDPVPPVDADRIVVTDAQRKNVLDPMTGSMIRVPGTGEVLSPDACRTGTGVFDGRLRYDLKLDFKRMETVKAEHGYHGPAVVCAIYFTPVAGYIPDRPVIKWLANQRNMEVAFVPVAGTRILVPFRMTIPTPLGPAMLEATSFVTSAAPPRVAKTQ, encoded by the coding sequence ATGGCCGCAGCACAGGGGCGGGTGGATGCCCATTATGAGGCCTCGCTATCCGGCATTCCGGTCGGCAAGGGGGCCTGGACCATCGAAATCGGCGACGACGTGTATTCGGCCTCCGCACAAGGCGGCAGCGCCGGGCTGTTGAAGGCGTTTTCCGGCGGCTCAGGTTCCGGCGCCAGCCAGGGCCGGGTCGTCAACGGCGCGCTGGTCGCCGCGTCCTATGTGGCGACCACCACGACCCAAAAGAAATCCGAAACCATCCGCCTGATCCTGGCCAATGGCGGGGTGAAGGAGTTTTCGATCGATCCAGTGCCGCCGGTCGATGCCGACCGCATCGTTGTCACCGACGCGCAGCGCAAGAACGTGCTCGATCCCATGACCGGCTCGATGATCCGCGTGCCCGGCACCGGCGAGGTGCTGTCGCCCGATGCCTGCCGCACCGGCACCGGCGTGTTCGACGGCCGCCTGCGCTACGACCTCAAGCTCGATTTCAAGCGGATGGAAACCGTGAAGGCCGAGCACGGCTATCACGGCCCCGCGGTGGTATGCGCGATCTATTTCACGCCGGTCGCGGGCTACATCCCCGATCGCCCGGTGATCAAATGGCTCGCCAACCAGCGCAACATGGAGGTCGCCTTCGTTCCCGTCGCCGGCACCCGCATCCTGGTGCCGTTCCGCATGACCATCCCGACGCCGCTGGGCCCTGCGATGCTGGAAGCGACGTCGTTCGTGACGTCGGCCGCGCCGCCACGGGTCGCGAAGACGCAGTGA
- a CDS encoding DUF2235 domain-containing protein — protein MKNIIILCDGTGNEISENISNVLKFYRCLRKTDKTSPRQMVFYDPGVGTLARPNPWRKLAQDFTAILGLATGYGLDDKVLQSYLFLVRHYEPGDQIYLFGFSRGAYTVRVLAGLIHKVGLISPEQSNLAGSGLTAYKQLSSGGQNELAQLTDAGDADGPLAASKDDQAAQFARITSATWPLIRFVGVWDTVASVIVPRPDRLYWPSLEELAYTLHNPSVQTFRQAISIDERRCMFRLKKWDDPQIFKHNRFNDAHAEPQDIRQVWFAGVHSDIGGGYPEVESGLSKYPLLWMIAEAEKCGLTVNPRTVNQLAWGIQRKSSPFSYVAPDTNATLHQSLHGAWWLLEFLPKRASYQEWPDRQTHFGFYIPDGEPRPIPEGALVHESVTKRMDAIRAYRPVNLPTRFETVPMPVPPVHASADDGAEAEEA, from the coding sequence ATGAAAAACATCATCATCCTCTGCGACGGCACCGGCAACGAGATCTCCGAGAACATTTCCAATGTCCTCAAGTTCTATCGCTGCCTGCGCAAGACAGACAAAACCAGTCCGCGGCAGATGGTGTTTTACGATCCCGGCGTCGGCACGCTGGCGCGGCCGAACCCGTGGCGCAAGCTGGCGCAGGATTTCACCGCCATCCTCGGGCTCGCCACCGGCTATGGCCTCGATGACAAGGTGCTGCAGTCCTACCTGTTCCTGGTCCGGCATTACGAGCCCGGCGACCAGATCTATTTGTTCGGCTTTTCGCGCGGCGCCTACACCGTGCGGGTGCTGGCGGGGCTGATCCACAAGGTCGGTCTGATCTCGCCGGAGCAGTCCAATCTCGCCGGCAGCGGCCTCACCGCCTACAAGCAGCTTTCCAGCGGCGGCCAAAATGAGCTGGCGCAGCTCACCGATGCCGGCGATGCCGATGGACCGCTGGCGGCCTCGAAGGACGACCAGGCCGCGCAGTTCGCGCGCATCACCTCGGCGACGTGGCCGCTGATCCGTTTCGTCGGCGTCTGGGATACGGTCGCGAGCGTGATCGTGCCGCGGCCCGACCGGCTGTACTGGCCGAGCCTGGAAGAACTCGCCTACACGCTGCACAATCCGAGCGTACAGACGTTCCGGCAGGCGATCTCGATCGACGAGCGGCGCTGCATGTTCCGCCTGAAGAAATGGGACGACCCGCAAATCTTCAAGCACAACCGCTTCAACGACGCGCATGCCGAGCCGCAGGATATCCGGCAGGTCTGGTTCGCCGGCGTGCATTCGGATATCGGCGGCGGCTATCCTGAAGTCGAATCGGGGCTATCGAAATATCCGCTGCTCTGGATGATCGCAGAAGCCGAGAAATGCGGGCTCACGGTCAACCCGCGTACCGTCAACCAGCTCGCCTGGGGCATTCAGCGCAAGAGCAGCCCGTTCTCCTACGTCGCGCCTGATACCAACGCCACGCTGCATCAGTCGCTACACGGCGCGTGGTGGCTGCTGGAATTTTTGCCGAAGCGCGCGAGCTACCAGGAATGGCCGGACCGCCAAACGCATTTCGGCTTCTACATCCCCGACGGCGAGCCGCGCCCGATTCCGGAAGGCGCGCTGGTCCATGAGTCGGTGACCAAGCGGATGGACGCGATCAGGGCGTATCGTCCGGTCAACCTGCCGACGCGGTTCGAGACCGTGCCGATGCCGGTGCCGCCGGTGCATGCCAGCGCCGACGATGGGGCGGAGGCGGAAGAGGCGTGA